The DNA window GCGTCCTTTGCTTCCACGCGGAGGATGCCGTCCGATAGCTCGATGGCGGCGCCGAATTTGGCTCGCAAGGTCTCAAGGGCCGCTTCTGGCTTCTTGGCGACGAGTTCGACGATCTGGCCGCCGATCGTCGCTTTCAGTTCTGCCGGTGTGCCTTCTGCGACGCGCAGCCCGCGGTGCAGGAGGATCAGCGAGTCGCAACGCTCGGCTTCGTCAAAGAGATGGGTGGAGATTAAGATTGCCGTGCTTCGCTTCTCGCGCAGTTCTTCGATGGCTTTCCAGAAGTCGTCGCGCGCAGCCGGGTCGAGACCAGAGGTGGGCTCATCGAAGATCAGGAGTTGCGGCTCGTGGAGCAGGGCACGGGCGATTTCGGCGCGGCGGCGCAAGCCCCCGGAGAGGGTTTTGGCAAAGTCGGTGCGCCGATCGAGGATACCGAATTGCTGCATCAGATGGCGCACGCGCTCGTGCAGGGCGCGTCCGGAGATGCCAAAGAAGGAACCGAAGATCAGCAGATTCTCCTCGACAGTGAGGAGCGGATCGAGCGTGGGTGTTTGGAAGACCAC is part of the Bryobacter aggregatus MPL3 genome and encodes:
- a CDS encoding ABC transporter ATP-binding protein, coding for MLLAVEGLTHRYGDKTALDQFTMHLNRREIVGLLGPNGSGKSTLLRVLSTLVKPQTGRVEICGFDAGKLPEAVRSRIGVVFQTPTLDPLLTVEENLLIFGSFFGISGRALHERVRHLMQQFGILDRRTDFAKTLSGGLRRRAEIARALLHEPQLLIFDEPTSGLDPAARDDFWKAIEELREKRSTAILISTHLFDEAERCDSLILLHRGLRVAEGTPAELKATIGGQIVELVAKKPEAALETLRAKFGAAIELSDGILRVEAKDAHQMIPSLVEALPGEVLSVGLHQPTLADVFRKVTA